A region from the Mycobacterium heidelbergense genome encodes:
- a CDS encoding gamma carbonic anhydrase family protein, producing the protein MPLFAFEGRSPRIDPTAFVAPTATLIGDVTVEAGASVWFNAVLRGDYGPIVVREGANVQDGSVLHAPPGIPVDIGPGATVAHVCVIHGAHVGPEALIANHATVLDGAVIGARSLVAAHSLVVAGTQIPAGVLALGAPAQVKGPIAGTGAEMWVNLNPQAYRDLAQRHVAGLEPIEDSWEPRR; encoded by the coding sequence ATGCCGCTGTTTGCTTTCGAGGGCCGGTCGCCACGGATCGATCCCACCGCGTTTGTGGCCCCGACGGCGACCCTGATCGGCGACGTCACCGTGGAGGCGGGGGCGTCAGTCTGGTTCAACGCCGTGCTGCGCGGCGACTACGGGCCGATCGTGGTGCGGGAAGGCGCCAATGTCCAGGACGGGTCGGTGCTGCACGCGCCGCCGGGAATCCCCGTCGACATCGGCCCGGGCGCGACGGTGGCGCACGTGTGCGTCATCCACGGTGCTCACGTCGGACCCGAGGCGCTGATCGCCAACCACGCCACCGTGCTCGATGGCGCGGTGATCGGCGCGCGCAGCCTGGTTGCCGCCCATTCGCTGGTGGTGGCCGGCACCCAGATTCCGGCGGGGGTGCTGGCGCTCGGGGCGCCGGCGCAGGTGAAGGGCCCGATCGCCGGAACGGGTGCGGAAATGTGGGTCAACCTCAATCCGCAGGCCTACCGCGACCTGGCGCAGCGGCATGTGGCCGGGCTAGAGCCGATTGAGGATTCGTGGGAGCCGCGACGGTGA
- a CDS encoding nuclear transport factor 2 family protein, which translates to MTENLKHPAHEAGRRSREAVMARDKEAWLAVFADDAVVEDPIGPSVFDPEGKGHRGRAAISAFWDKAIANTTRIEFFFRDTYQCGNEEANVGHILITTGDHQITAEGVFTYKANDEGQMVALRAYWEMDRAAATVRKV; encoded by the coding sequence ATGACTGAGAACCTCAAGCATCCCGCCCACGAGGCGGGCCGCCGATCCCGCGAGGCGGTCATGGCCCGGGACAAGGAGGCGTGGCTGGCGGTGTTCGCCGACGACGCCGTCGTCGAAGACCCCATCGGCCCATCGGTTTTCGACCCCGAGGGCAAGGGGCACCGGGGGCGCGCCGCGATCTCGGCCTTCTGGGACAAGGCCATCGCCAACACCACCAGGATCGAGTTCTTCTTCCGCGACACCTACCAGTGCGGCAACGAGGAAGCCAACGTCGGGCACATCCTCATCACGACGGGCGATCATCAGATCACGGCGGAAGGCGTGTTCACCTACAAGGCCAACGACGAAGGCCAGATGGTGGCGCTACGCGCGTACTGGGAGATGGACCGCGCGGCCGCGACCGTCCGAAAGGTCTAG
- a CDS encoding thiolase domain-containing protein: MAGAGAHLAAVLGTGQTKYVAKRQDVSMNGLVREAIDRALADSGSTFDDIDAIVVGKAPDFFEGVMMPELFMADAMGATGKPLIRVHTAGSVGGSTGVVAASLVQSGKYRRVLAMAWEKQSESNAMWALSIPIPFIKPVGAGAGGYFAPHVRAYIRRSGAPMNIGAMVAVKDRLNGSRNPLAHLHQPDITLEKVMSSPMLWDPIRYDETCPSSDGACAVVIGNEEIADARLADGHPVAWIHATALRTEPLAFAGRDQVSPQAGRDAAAALWKAAGITSPIDEIDAAEIYVPFSWFEPMWLENLGFAPEGEGWKLTEAGETKIGGRLPVNASGGVLSSNPIGASGLIRFAEAAIQVMGKGGDHQVPGARKALGHAYGGGSQYYSMWVVGADKPDAKANA; the protein is encoded by the coding sequence ATGGCCGGTGCAGGGGCACACCTCGCCGCGGTGCTCGGTACCGGGCAGACCAAGTATGTCGCCAAGCGCCAAGACGTTTCGATGAACGGCCTGGTGCGCGAGGCCATCGACCGGGCGCTGGCCGACTCCGGTTCCACCTTCGACGACATCGACGCCATCGTGGTCGGCAAGGCGCCCGACTTCTTCGAGGGCGTCATGATGCCGGAGCTGTTCATGGCCGATGCCATGGGAGCCACCGGCAAGCCGCTGATCCGGGTGCACACCGCGGGTTCGGTCGGTGGGTCCACCGGGGTGGTGGCCGCCAGCCTGGTGCAGTCCGGAAAATATCGGCGCGTGCTGGCGATGGCGTGGGAGAAGCAGTCGGAATCGAATGCCATGTGGGCGTTGTCGATTCCGATCCCGTTCATCAAGCCCGTGGGCGCCGGCGCCGGCGGCTATTTCGCCCCGCACGTGCGGGCCTACATCCGCCGCTCGGGCGCGCCGATGAACATCGGCGCCATGGTCGCCGTCAAGGATCGGCTCAACGGCAGCCGCAACCCGCTGGCGCACCTGCACCAGCCCGACATCACGCTGGAGAAGGTGATGTCCTCGCCCATGCTGTGGGACCCGATCCGCTACGACGAGACGTGCCCGTCCTCCGATGGCGCCTGCGCCGTCGTGATCGGCAACGAGGAGATCGCCGACGCCCGGCTGGCCGACGGGCATCCGGTGGCGTGGATCCATGCCACCGCGTTGCGCACCGAGCCGCTGGCGTTCGCCGGACGCGACCAGGTCAGCCCGCAGGCCGGTCGCGACGCGGCCGCCGCGCTGTGGAAGGCGGCCGGCATCACCAGCCCGATCGACGAGATCGACGCGGCCGAAATCTACGTGCCGTTCTCCTGGTTCGAGCCAATGTGGTTGGAAAACCTCGGGTTTGCCCCCGAGGGCGAGGGCTGGAAACTCACCGAGGCCGGCGAGACCAAGATCGGCGGGCGGCTCCCGGTAAACGCGTCGGGCGGGGTGCTGTCGTCGAACCCGATCGGCGCCTCGGGCCTGATTCGCTTCGCCGAGGCCGCGATCCAGGTGATGGGCAAGGGCGGCGACCACCAGGTGCCCGGGGCGCGAAAGGCCTTGGGGCACGCCTACGGCGGCGGCTCGCAGTACTACTCGATGTGGGTGGTCGGGGCCGACAAGCCCGACGCGAAGGCCAACGCATGA
- a CDS encoding thiolase domain-containing protein: protein MSERSVAVVGFAHAPHVRRTDGTTNGVEMLMPCFAQLYGELGITQTDIGFWCSGSSDYLAGRAFSFISAIDSIGAVPPINESHVEMDGAWALYEAYIKILAGEVDTALVYGFGKSSAGNLRRILSRQTDPYTVAPLWPDSVSMAGLQARIGLDNGKWNEAQMARVALDSFSHAKRVDSEQPAISIDELLERPFFADPLRRHDIAPITDGAAAVVLAAGDRARELRENPAWITGIEHRIESPALGLRNLIESPSTKAAARAATGGNTRNLDVAEIHAPFTHQHLILAEAINIPGKTKVNPSGGALAANPMFVAGLERIGFAAQHIWNGSAGRVLAHATSGPALQQNLVAVMEGKN from the coding sequence ATGAGCGAACGCAGCGTCGCGGTTGTCGGCTTTGCCCACGCACCGCATGTCCGCCGCACCGACGGCACCACCAACGGCGTCGAAATGTTGATGCCGTGCTTCGCCCAGCTCTACGGCGAGCTGGGCATCACCCAGACCGACATCGGCTTCTGGTGTTCGGGTTCGTCGGATTACCTTGCCGGACGGGCGTTTTCGTTCATCTCGGCGATCGACTCCATCGGTGCCGTTCCGCCGATCAACGAATCGCACGTCGAGATGGACGGGGCCTGGGCACTCTACGAGGCCTACATCAAAATCCTGGCCGGCGAGGTCGACACCGCGCTGGTCTACGGCTTCGGCAAGTCCTCGGCGGGCAACCTGCGTCGCATCCTGTCGCGCCAGACCGATCCCTACACGGTCGCGCCGCTGTGGCCGGACTCGGTGTCGATGGCCGGACTGCAGGCCCGCATCGGGCTCGACAACGGCAAGTGGAACGAAGCGCAAATGGCGCGTGTGGCGCTCGACTCCTTCTCGCACGCCAAGCGGGTGGACTCCGAACAGCCCGCGATCAGCATCGATGAACTGCTCGAGCGGCCGTTCTTCGCCGACCCGCTGCGCCGCCACGACATCGCGCCGATCACCGATGGCGCCGCCGCGGTCGTGCTCGCGGCCGGTGACCGCGCCCGCGAGTTGCGGGAAAACCCGGCCTGGATCACCGGAATCGAGCACCGCATCGAGTCTCCGGCCCTGGGCCTGCGCAACCTCATCGAATCGCCGTCGACCAAGGCGGCGGCCCGGGCGGCCACCGGCGGAAACACCCGCAACCTGGATGTGGCCGAGATTCATGCGCCCTTCACTCACCAGCACCTGATCCTCGCGGAAGCGATAAACATCCCGGGGAAGACAAAAGTCAATCCCTCCGGCGGCGCGCTGGCGGCCAACCCCATGTTCGTCGCCGGCCTCGAGCGCATCGGCTTTGCCGCGCAACACATCTGGAACGGTTCGGCCGGCCGGGTGCTGGCGCATGCCACCAGCGGGCCTGCCCTGCAACAGAACCTGGTCGCGGTCATGGAAGGGAAGAACTGA
- a CDS encoding Zn-ribbon domain-containing OB-fold protein, producing the protein MTASSSSPTLIDHPEPPLSAPLTLSFDYTRSVGPTLSEFFTALCDRRILGVRGSDGRVHVPPAEYDPVTYEPLGEMVPVSSVGTVASWTWQAEPLEGQPLDRPFAWALIKLDGADTALMHAVDVGEPAAIRTGARVHAHWADETVGAITDIAYFKLGDLEDRAEPVPEQPEGDREPVKMIVTPIELTIQHTASHEESAYLRAIAEGKLLGARTGKTGKVYFPPHGADPATGQPTTEFVELPDKGTVTTFAIINIPFQGQRIKPPYVAAYVLLDGADIPFLHLVADIDAHDVRMGMRVEAVWKPREEWGFGIDNIEYFRPTGEPDADYDTYKHHL; encoded by the coding sequence GTGACAGCCAGTTCGAGCAGCCCGACCCTGATCGATCACCCTGAGCCACCGCTTTCCGCGCCGCTGACGTTGTCCTTCGACTACACCCGTTCGGTGGGCCCCACGCTGAGCGAGTTCTTCACCGCGCTGTGTGACCGCCGCATCCTGGGGGTGCGCGGATCGGATGGCCGGGTGCACGTGCCGCCGGCGGAATATGACCCGGTTACCTATGAGCCGCTGGGCGAGATGGTACCGGTATCCAGTGTCGGCACCGTCGCGTCCTGGACATGGCAGGCCGAGCCGCTGGAAGGCCAGCCGCTGGACCGGCCGTTCGCCTGGGCGCTGATCAAGCTCGACGGCGCCGACACCGCCCTGATGCACGCCGTGGACGTGGGCGAACCCGCGGCCATCCGGACCGGGGCGCGGGTGCACGCACACTGGGCCGACGAGACCGTGGGCGCGATCACCGACATCGCCTACTTCAAGCTGGGTGACCTGGAAGATCGAGCCGAACCGGTCCCGGAGCAGCCCGAGGGCGACCGGGAACCGGTCAAAATGATCGTCACGCCGATCGAGCTGACGATCCAGCACACCGCCTCGCACGAGGAAAGCGCCTACCTGCGCGCCATCGCCGAGGGGAAGCTGTTGGGCGCGCGAACCGGGAAAACAGGAAAGGTCTACTTCCCGCCGCACGGGGCCGATCCCGCCACCGGCCAGCCGACCACCGAGTTCGTCGAACTGCCCGACAAGGGCACGGTGACGACGTTCGCGATCATCAACATCCCGTTCCAGGGCCAGCGCATCAAACCGCCCTACGTGGCGGCCTATGTGCTGCTCGACGGCGCCGACATTCCGTTCCTGCACCTGGTCGCCGACATCGACGCGCACGACGTGCGGATGGGCATGCGCGTCGAGGCGGTGTGGAAGCCCCGCGAGGAGTGGGGATTTGGCATCGACAACATCGAGTACTTCCGGCCCACCGGGGAACCCGACGCCGACTACGACACCTACAAGCACCACCTGTAA
- a CDS encoding LLM class F420-dependent oxidoreductase produces the protein MKLGLQLGYWGAQPPENAGELVAAAEDAGFDAVFTAEAWGSDAYTPLAWWGSSTHRVRLGTSVVQLSARTPTACAMAALTLDHLSGGRHILGLGVSGPQVVEGWYGQPFPKPLARTREYIDILRQVWAREKPVTSDGPHYPLPLREGGGRPVTGLGKALKPITHPLRADIPVMLGAEGPKNVALAAEICDGWLPIFYTPRLADMYNEWLDEGFARPGARRGREDFEICATATIVITADRAAAFAAMKPYLSLYMGGMGAEDTNFHADVYRRMGYSEVVDDVTKLFRSNQKDKAAEIIPDELVDDAAIVGDADYVRKQVKVWEAAGVTMMVVNGRNAEQIRELATLV, from the coding sequence ATGAAGCTGGGGCTGCAACTGGGCTATTGGGGCGCACAGCCGCCGGAGAACGCCGGGGAGCTCGTGGCCGCGGCCGAGGACGCCGGATTCGATGCCGTCTTCACCGCCGAGGCGTGGGGGTCCGACGCCTACACACCGCTCGCCTGGTGGGGATCGTCGACGCACCGGGTGCGGCTGGGCACCTCGGTGGTCCAGCTGTCCGCGCGCACCCCGACGGCGTGCGCGATGGCCGCGCTGACGCTCGACCACCTGTCCGGCGGGCGGCACATCCTCGGGCTGGGCGTGTCCGGCCCGCAGGTGGTCGAGGGCTGGTACGGGCAGCCGTTCCCCAAGCCGCTGGCCCGCACCCGCGAGTACATCGACATCCTCCGGCAGGTGTGGGCCCGGGAAAAGCCGGTGACCAGCGACGGCCCCCACTACCCGCTGCCGCTGAGGGAGGGGGGCGGGCGACCGGTGACCGGCCTGGGCAAGGCGCTCAAGCCCATCACCCATCCGCTGCGCGCCGACATCCCGGTCATGCTGGGCGCCGAGGGGCCGAAGAACGTCGCGCTGGCCGCCGAGATCTGTGACGGCTGGCTGCCGATTTTCTACACCCCGCGGCTGGCCGACATGTACAACGAATGGCTCGACGAGGGGTTCGCCCGCCCCGGCGCGCGCCGCGGCCGCGAGGACTTCGAGATCTGCGCGACGGCCACCATCGTCATCACCGCCGACCGCGCCGCCGCCTTCGCGGCCATGAAGCCCTATCTCTCGCTGTACATGGGCGGCATGGGCGCCGAGGACACCAACTTCCACGCCGACGTCTACCGCCGGATGGGGTACTCAGAGGTCGTCGACGACGTGACCAAGCTGTTCCGCAGCAACCAAAAAGACAAGGCCGCCGAGATCATCCCCGATGAGCTCGTCGACGACGCCGCCATTGTCGGCGACGCGGACTACGTGCGTAAGCAAGTCAAGGTCTGGGAGGCCGCGGGCGTCACGATGATGGTCGTGAACGGCCGCAATGCCGAGCAGATCCGCGAGCTCGCGACACTGGTTTAG
- a CDS encoding acetoacetate decarboxylase family protein → MTASQHTIAGTVITMPVQIRKANQHMAMFSVDADAAQRLIDYSGLRVCRYLPGRAIVVLMLMHYIDGDLGQYYEFGTSVMVNPPGSTANGPRALQSAGAFIHHLPVDQPFTLEAGTKIWGYPKVMADFIIREGRQFGFDVSVDGQLVVGMEFRRGLPIRLTPRRQAQRTYSHRDGVTRETSFEHTLSGVRTRFGGVRVRLGDHPYAKELAALGLPKRAMLSSSVDNVHMSFGDAQEIP, encoded by the coding sequence ATGACAGCATCGCAGCACACCATCGCCGGCACGGTAATCACGATGCCGGTCCAGATCCGCAAGGCAAATCAGCACATGGCGATGTTCTCGGTCGACGCCGACGCCGCGCAGCGGCTGATCGACTACAGCGGCCTGCGGGTCTGCCGTTATTTGCCCGGGCGCGCGATCGTGGTCCTGATGTTGATGCACTACATCGACGGCGACCTGGGCCAGTACTACGAATTCGGCACCAGCGTGATGGTCAACCCACCCGGCTCGACGGCAAACGGACCGCGTGCCCTGCAGTCGGCCGGCGCCTTCATTCACCACCTTCCCGTCGATCAGCCGTTCACGCTGGAGGCGGGAACCAAGATCTGGGGCTACCCGAAAGTGATGGCGGACTTCATCATTCGAGAGGGTCGTCAGTTCGGTTTTGACGTCAGCGTCGACGGGCAACTGGTGGTGGGCATGGAATTCCGCCGTGGTCTGCCGATTCGGCTAACCCCGCGCCGCCAAGCGCAGCGCACCTACTCGCACCGCGACGGCGTCACGCGCGAGACCTCCTTCGAACACACGCTCAGCGGTGTGCGCACCCGATTCGGCGGGGTGCGCGTCCGGCTCGGCGATCACCCCTACGCGAAAGAGTTGGCGGCGCTGGGCCTTCCGAAGCGCGCGATGCTGTCCAGCTCTGTCGACAACGTACACATGTCATTCGGCGACGCCCAGGAGATCCCATGA
- a CDS encoding cytochrome P450, whose product MTSITTPDVDLTDGTFYGSREAREAYRWMRANQPVFRDRNGLAAASTYQAVIDAERQPELFSNAGGIRPDQPAMPMMIDMDDPAHLLRRKLVNAGFTRKRVKDKEASIEALCDALIDAVCERGECDFVRDLAAPLPMAVIGDMLGVRPEQRGMFLKWSDDLVTFLSSHVSEDDFQVTMDAFAAYNEFTRATIAARREEPTDDLVSVLVSSEVDGERLTDDELVMETLLILIGGDETTRHTLSGGTEQLLRNRDQWELLQRDPSLLPGAIEEMLRWTAPVKNMCRILTADTEFHGTALHKDEKIMLLFESANFDEAVFDQPDKFDIRRNPNSHLAFGFGTHFCLGNQLARLELSLMTGRVLKRLPDLRLASDDAALPLRPANFVSGLESMPVVFTPTAPLS is encoded by the coding sequence ATGACCTCGATCACCACACCAGATGTCGACCTGACCGACGGCACGTTCTACGGCAGCCGCGAGGCGCGTGAGGCGTATCGGTGGATGCGGGCCAATCAGCCGGTCTTTCGGGACCGCAACGGGTTGGCGGCGGCGTCGACGTACCAGGCCGTCATCGACGCCGAACGGCAGCCCGAGCTGTTCTCCAACGCCGGCGGCATCAGGCCCGACCAGCCCGCCATGCCGATGATGATCGATATGGACGACCCGGCACATCTGTTGCGGCGCAAGCTGGTCAACGCCGGCTTCACCCGCAAGCGAGTCAAGGACAAAGAGGCCTCGATCGAGGCCTTGTGCGACGCGCTGATCGACGCCGTATGTGAGCGCGGCGAATGCGACTTCGTCCGTGACCTGGCCGCGCCGCTGCCGATGGCCGTCATCGGCGACATGCTCGGGGTGCGTCCGGAGCAGCGCGGCATGTTCCTCAAGTGGTCAGACGACCTGGTGACGTTCTTGAGTTCGCATGTGTCCGAAGACGATTTCCAGGTCACCATGGATGCGTTCGCGGCCTACAACGAATTCACCCGGGCCACCATCGCCGCACGCCGCGAAGAGCCCACCGACGACTTGGTCAGCGTGCTGGTGAGCTCCGAAGTCGACGGGGAACGGCTCACCGACGACGAACTCGTCATGGAAACGCTGCTCATCCTCATCGGCGGCGACGAGACCACTCGGCACACGCTGAGCGGCGGCACCGAACAGCTGTTGCGCAACCGCGACCAGTGGGAGCTGCTGCAGCGCGACCCTTCGTTGCTGCCGGGCGCCATCGAGGAGATGCTGCGGTGGACAGCGCCGGTGAAGAACATGTGCCGGATCTTGACCGCCGACACCGAGTTTCACGGCACCGCGCTGCACAAGGACGAGAAGATCATGCTGCTCTTCGAGTCCGCGAACTTCGATGAAGCGGTATTCGACCAGCCGGACAAGTTTGATATCCGGCGAAATCCCAACAGTCACTTGGCATTCGGGTTCGGCACCCATTTCTGCCTGGGCAATCAGCTGGCGCGCTTGGAGCTGTCGCTGATGACGGGTCGGGTGCTGAAACGGCTGCCCGACCTGCGGTTGGCCTCTGACGACGCGGCGCTGCCGCTGCGGCCGGCGAACTTCGTCAGCGGCCTGGAATCGATGCCGGTGGTGTTCACGCCGACCGCGCCGCTCTCGTAG
- a CDS encoding crotonase/enoyl-CoA hydratase family protein, with translation MTEAAANEQTGPDALVEQRGHTLIVTLNRPHARNALSTEMMEIMVQAWDRVDNDDDIRCCILTGAGGYFCAGMDLKAATKKPPGESFKDGSYDPSRIDALLKGRRLTKPLIAAVEGPAIAGGTEILQGTDIRVAGESAKFGISEAKWSLYPMGGSAVRLVRQIPYTVACDLLLTGRHITAAEAKEIGLIGYLVPDGQALTKALEIAEIIENNGPLAVQAILRAIRETEGLHENEAFKIDTQIGIKVFLSDDAKEGPRAFAEKRKPNFQNR, from the coding sequence GTGACCGAGGCTGCAGCAAACGAACAAACGGGACCCGACGCCCTGGTGGAGCAGCGGGGTCACACCCTGATCGTCACCTTGAACCGGCCGCACGCCCGCAACGCTCTGAGCACCGAAATGATGGAAATCATGGTGCAGGCGTGGGACCGCGTCGACAACGACGACGACATCCGGTGCTGCATCCTCACCGGGGCCGGTGGCTACTTCTGCGCCGGTATGGACCTCAAAGCGGCGACCAAGAAGCCACCGGGCGAGTCGTTCAAGGACGGCAGCTACGACCCGTCACGGATCGACGCTTTGCTGAAGGGTCGCCGGCTGACCAAACCGCTGATCGCGGCCGTCGAGGGACCCGCAATCGCCGGCGGCACCGAGATCCTGCAGGGCACCGACATCCGGGTCGCCGGCGAGAGCGCCAAATTCGGCATCTCGGAGGCCAAGTGGAGCCTGTACCCGATGGGCGGTTCGGCCGTGCGGCTGGTGCGGCAGATCCCCTACACGGTGGCGTGCGACCTGCTGCTGACCGGCCGGCACATCACCGCCGCCGAGGCCAAGGAGATCGGCCTGATCGGCTATCTGGTGCCCGACGGCCAGGCGCTGACCAAGGCGCTGGAGATCGCGGAGATCATCGAGAACAACGGGCCTTTGGCCGTGCAGGCCATCCTGCGGGCGATCCGCGAGACCGAGGGCCTGCACGAGAACGAGGCCTTCAAGATCGACACCCAGATCGGCATCAAGGTGTTCCTGTCCGATGACGCCAAGGAAGGCCCGCGCGCGTTCGCCGAGAAACGCAAGCCCAACTTCCAGAACCGCTAA
- a CDS encoding acyl-CoA synthetase has protein sequence MAVALNIADLAEHAIDAVPDRVALICGDDKLTYAELEEKANRLAHYLIDQGVKKDDKVGLYCRNRIEIVIAMLGIVKAGAILVNVNYRYVEGELRYLFDNSDMVALVHERQYSDRVANVLPDTPNVKTILVVDDGSDLPDNAFQRYGGVEFYSAIADSSPERDFGERSGDDIYLLYTGGTTGFPKGVMWRHEDIYRVLFGGTDFATGEFVKDEYDLAKAAAANPPMIHYPIPPMIHGATQSATWMSIFSGQTTVLAPEFNADEVWRAIHDHKVNLLFFTGDAMARPLLDALNKNNDYDLSSLFLLASTAALFSPSIKEKLLELLPNRVITDSIGSSETGFGGTSIVAAGAPHSGGPRVTIDHRTVVLDEDGNEVKPGSGVRGFIAKKGNIPVGYYKDEKKTAETFRTINGVRYAIPGDWALVEEDGSVTMLGRGSVSINSGGEKIYPEEVEAALKGHPDVFDALVVGVPDPRYGQHVAAVVQARPGCRPSLAELDSFVRTEIAGYKVPRSLWLVDEVKRSPAGKPDYRWAKEQTEARPADDVHASHVTT, from the coding sequence GTGGCCGTGGCCCTGAATATCGCCGACCTCGCCGAGCACGCCATCGACGCTGTGCCTGACCGTGTTGCCCTGATCTGCGGCGACGACAAGCTGACTTACGCCGAACTGGAGGAGAAGGCCAACCGCCTCGCCCACTACCTGATCGATCAGGGCGTCAAGAAGGACGACAAGGTCGGACTGTACTGCCGCAACCGCATCGAGATCGTCATCGCGATGCTGGGCATCGTCAAGGCGGGCGCCATCCTGGTGAACGTCAACTATCGCTACGTCGAGGGCGAGCTGCGCTACCTGTTCGACAACTCCGACATGGTCGCGCTGGTGCACGAGCGCCAGTACTCGGATCGGGTCGCCAACGTCCTGCCGGACACCCCCAACGTCAAGACGATTCTCGTCGTCGACGACGGCTCGGATCTTCCGGACAACGCTTTTCAGCGCTACGGCGGCGTCGAGTTCTACTCGGCGATCGCCGACAGCTCACCCGAGCGTGACTTCGGTGAACGCAGCGGCGACGACATCTACCTGCTCTACACCGGTGGCACCACCGGTTTCCCGAAGGGCGTGATGTGGCGCCACGAGGACATCTACCGGGTGCTCTTCGGCGGAACCGACTTCGCCACAGGCGAATTCGTCAAGGACGAGTACGACTTGGCCAAGGCCGCCGCCGCCAACCCGCCGATGATCCACTACCCGATCCCGCCGATGATCCACGGCGCCACCCAGTCGGCCACCTGGATGTCGATCTTCTCGGGCCAAACCACCGTTCTCGCACCGGAATTCAATGCGGACGAGGTCTGGCGCGCCATCCATGACCACAAGGTGAACCTGCTGTTCTTCACCGGCGACGCCATGGCCCGACCGTTGCTCGACGCGCTGAACAAGAACAACGATTACGACCTGTCGTCGCTGTTCCTGCTCGCCAGCACCGCGGCGCTGTTCTCGCCGAGCATCAAGGAGAAGCTACTGGAGCTGCTGCCCAACCGCGTCATCACCGACTCGATCGGCTCCTCGGAGACCGGGTTCGGCGGCACCAGCATCGTCGCCGCGGGTGCGCCACACAGCGGCGGCCCACGCGTGACCATCGACCACCGCACCGTCGTGCTCGACGAGGACGGCAACGAGGTGAAGCCCGGTTCCGGCGTACGCGGCTTCATCGCCAAGAAGGGCAACATCCCGGTCGGTTACTACAAGGACGAGAAGAAGACGGCCGAAACGTTTAGGACCATCAACGGTGTGCGCTACGCCATACCGGGTGACTGGGCCCTGGTCGAGGAGGACGGCTCGGTCACCATGCTGGGCCGCGGCTCGGTGTCGATCAACAGCGGCGGCGAGAAGATCTACCCCGAGGAGGTCGAGGCCGCGCTGAAGGGCCATCCCGACGTCTTCGACGCTCTGGTGGTCGGTGTGCCCGATCCGCGGTACGGCCAGCACGTGGCCGCCGTCGTGCAGGCCCGGCCGGGCTGCCGCCCGTCGCTGGCGGAGCTGGACAGCTTCGTGCGTACCGAGATCGCGGGATACAAAGTGCCACGCAGCCTTTGGCTGGTCGACGAGGTAAAGCGTTCGCCTGCGGGCAAGCCCGACTACCGCTGGGCCAAGGAACAAACCGAGGCGCGCCCGGCCGACGACGTGCATGCGAGCCACGTGACGACCTGA